The following coding sequences are from one Hymenobacter sp. DG25A window:
- the surE gene encoding 5'/3'-nucleotidase SurE, translating into MTAHTRKPLILISNDDGITAPGIATLVRVMRRIGEVVVVAPDSPQSGMGHAITIGNPLRLDASTIFDDEGVEAYECSGTPADCVKLAKHHVLKDRQPDLVVSGINHGSNSSVNVLYSGTMSAAIEAAIEGLPAIGFSLCDYGHDADFTHAEPWIEHIARQALKHGIPVGTALNVNIPKKSEEALAGIRLCRQARAKWQEKFDLRIDPHKRPYYWLIGSFVNLDQGEDTDEWALSNNYISVVACQFDLTALHGLTEMNASWDLSPDHATLAKRHA; encoded by the coding sequence GTGACTGCACATACCCGCAAACCGCTGATTCTGATTTCCAACGACGACGGCATTACGGCCCCCGGCATTGCGACGCTGGTGCGGGTAATGCGCCGCATTGGCGAGGTGGTAGTGGTGGCGCCCGACTCGCCCCAGTCGGGCATGGGCCACGCCATTACCATTGGCAACCCCCTGCGTCTGGATGCCAGCACCATTTTCGATGATGAAGGCGTGGAAGCCTACGAGTGCAGCGGCACCCCCGCCGACTGCGTGAAGTTGGCCAAGCACCACGTGCTGAAAGACCGCCAGCCCGATCTGGTGGTGTCCGGCATCAACCACGGCTCCAACTCCTCCGTGAACGTGCTGTATTCCGGCACTATGTCGGCGGCTATTGAAGCGGCTATTGAAGGGCTGCCGGCCATTGGCTTTTCCCTCTGCGACTACGGCCACGATGCCGACTTTACCCACGCCGAGCCCTGGATTGAGCACATTGCCCGCCAGGCTCTGAAACACGGCATTCCGGTGGGCACGGCCCTCAACGTAAACATTCCCAAAAAATCGGAAGAGGCGCTGGCCGGTATCCGGCTGTGCCGCCAGGCCCGCGCTAAGTGGCAGGAAAAATTCGACCTGCGCATCGACCCGCACAAGCGTCCTTACTATTGGCTGATTGGTTCCTTTGTGAACCTGGACCAGGGCGAGGATACCGATGAGTGGGCCCTGTCTAACAACTACATTTCCGTTGTAGCCTGCCAGTTTGATCTGACGGCCTTGCACGGCCTCACCGAAATGAATGCCAGCTGGGACCTGAGCCCCGACCACGCTACGCTGGCCAAGCGCCACGCGTAG
- a CDS encoding ABC transporter permease — translation MLFRAELRKILPYRTVWIILLLFALLLTGFVAMSGGTVINGKPIGNSLYAFPELWSRLGYVASYFNLLLGILLIILITDEFQFRTFRQQVIDGLSRAELVQAKLGVAGALVVYATLVVLAVGLFFGLTRGPQPAPGAITADLSAVALYALQALGYLSLAALLAFLVRKSGAAIISFLVYMWIAEPLLRSQLPDELDRYFPAKLLGSLTPTPGQELLTTVTGPTGALTPAQAVPFALAYIALFWGLSYLLLRNRDL, via the coding sequence GTGCTGTTTCGCGCCGAACTCCGCAAAATTCTTCCCTATCGCACCGTCTGGATTATCCTGCTGCTGTTTGCCCTGCTGCTAACGGGCTTTGTGGCCATGAGCGGCGGCACCGTTATCAATGGAAAGCCCATCGGCAACTCCCTGTACGCCTTTCCTGAGCTCTGGAGCCGATTGGGCTACGTGGCCAGCTACTTCAACCTGCTGCTGGGCATTCTGCTCATCATTCTGATTACCGATGAGTTTCAATTCCGCACGTTTCGGCAGCAGGTGATTGACGGGCTTTCCCGCGCCGAGCTGGTGCAGGCTAAGCTGGGCGTGGCCGGGGCGCTGGTGGTGTATGCCACGCTGGTAGTGCTGGCTGTGGGCCTTTTCTTTGGCCTCACGCGCGGCCCCCAGCCCGCTCCCGGCGCTATTACCGCCGATTTGAGCGCGGTAGCCCTATATGCGCTGCAGGCCCTGGGCTACCTGAGCTTGGCGGCTTTGCTGGCCTTTCTGGTGCGCAAAAGCGGCGCGGCCATCATTTCCTTTCTGGTGTATATGTGGATTGCTGAGCCCCTGCTTCGCTCCCAGCTGCCCGATGAGTTGGACCGCTACTTCCCGGCTAAGCTGCTGGGCAGCCTCACACCTACTCCCGGCCAGGAGCTTTTAACCACGGTAACCGGGCCCACCGGGGCTCTTACGCCGGCGCAGGCAGTGCCTTTTGCCCTGGCTTACATTGCCTTGTTCTGGGGCCTGAGCTACCTGCTGCTTCGTAACCGGGATTTATAG
- a CDS encoding DoxX family protein — translation MKALQNFYRFHDFGLLLLRVGIGVMFTVHGYPKLIGGPETWEKVGGVMGLLGIHFAPAFWGFLAAVAEAVGGQLLALGLFFRVACLFLLGTMIMAVISHLSQGQGFNDYSHALEATFLFAGLFFAGPGRYSVDQMLFPPPRLRY, via the coding sequence ATGAAAGCCTTGCAGAACTTTTACCGTTTTCACGACTTCGGCCTACTGCTGCTGCGCGTAGGAATTGGGGTGATGTTTACGGTGCATGGGTATCCCAAACTGATAGGAGGCCCTGAAACCTGGGAAAAAGTGGGGGGGGTGATGGGCCTGCTGGGTATTCATTTTGCGCCCGCCTTTTGGGGCTTTCTGGCCGCCGTGGCCGAGGCCGTAGGCGGGCAGCTGCTGGCGTTGGGGCTGTTTTTTCGGGTGGCCTGCCTGTTTTTGCTGGGCACCATGATTATGGCGGTTATCAGCCACCTCAGCCAGGGCCAGGGCTTTAATGATTACTCCCACGCTCTGGAAGCTACTTTCCTGTTTGCCGGTTTGTTTTTCGCGGGCCCGGGCCGCTACAGCGTAGATCAGATGCTGTTTCCGCCGCCCCGCCTGCGCTACTAA
- a CDS encoding 2'-5' RNA ligase family protein: MMYLVAVLAPEPVYSAVWAMKQEVHEQTGSRNAVRLPPHITLLPPWHQPPDKEEGLVACLRGVAQQLPAFPAEVQDFDWFGHRTLFVRVLPHPLWQVLQQELETQCAAWLPKAAKDSRPFTPHMTLATRDLPAKLVPRLREQFAQRHYQAAFPVQNITLFRHDGQHWQPIHTFPFGGGETL, encoded by the coding sequence ATGATGTACTTGGTAGCTGTGCTGGCCCCGGAGCCGGTGTATAGCGCTGTTTGGGCCATGAAGCAGGAAGTGCACGAGCAAACGGGCAGCCGTAATGCCGTGCGCCTGCCCCCGCACATCACCCTTCTTCCGCCGTGGCATCAGCCCCCAGACAAGGAGGAGGGCCTGGTGGCCTGCCTGCGGGGCGTGGCACAACAGCTGCCGGCGTTTCCGGCCGAGGTGCAGGATTTTGACTGGTTCGGGCACCGCACCCTGTTTGTGCGGGTTCTGCCCCATCCTCTGTGGCAGGTTTTACAACAAGAGCTGGAGACGCAGTGCGCGGCCTGGCTGCCCAAGGCAGCCAAAGATTCGCGCCCGTTCACGCCCCACATGACGCTGGCCACCCGCGACCTGCCGGCCAAGCTGGTGCCCCGGCTGCGGGAGCAGTTTGCCCAGCGGCACTACCAGGCGGCCTTCCCGGTGCAGAACATCACCCTGTTCCGGCACGATGGGCAGCACTGGCAACCGATTCATACTTTCCCCTTTGGCGGAGGAGAAACGCTTTAA
- a CDS encoding M14 family metallopeptidase, translating into MFLLLLTTALLGTSPAAPAPDWRTPFEKGNGNTTTTYQQCIDYYKRLDAAYSEITMREAGPTDVGRPLHEVVISLDGDADPASVHQKNRRVILIQNGIHPGEPEGIDASMMLARDYVQKKELRRQLENVTLVIIPAYNVDGMLNRGTSSRANQNGPQEYGFRGNARNLDLNRDYIKQDSRNARSFAQLFQRWQPDVFVDTHTSNGADYQYTMTLIATQKDKLHPALSNYMEKQLLPALYGDMSKRKWPLTPYVDFEGRTPDARGLVGFLETPRYSTGYTTLFNTIGFVTETHMWKAFAPRVRVTYDFLDVLIHTVHRDAATIAQARQTAAQQTAVQTSFPLAWQLDTTQATKFEFRGYEGKTKTSQVSNLPRLYYDHKAPYKRPIPYYNTFRPTVTVTRPQAYVIPQAWGEVLDRLRLSHVRLQRLTRDTTLTGEIYSIADYKTAPRPYEGHYLHSQVQVKTQQQALAFHTGDYVAWLDQPAARYLVETLEPQATDSFFAWGFFDSILQQKEYFSDYVFEDLAAEMLAKNPALKAQLEAKRQADPAFAKSAAAQLDFIYRQSPYYEPSHLRYPVLRWQGAALKGILKEE; encoded by the coding sequence ATGTTTCTGCTCCTACTTACTACGGCCCTGCTGGGCACCTCCCCCGCTGCTCCGGCCCCCGATTGGCGCACGCCCTTCGAGAAAGGCAACGGCAACACCACAACCACCTACCAGCAGTGCATCGACTACTACAAGCGGCTGGATGCTGCCTATTCTGAAATAACGATGCGCGAAGCCGGCCCCACCGATGTGGGCCGCCCGCTGCATGAGGTGGTCATTTCCCTGGATGGCGACGCCGACCCCGCTTCCGTGCATCAGAAAAACCGGCGGGTTATTCTCATCCAGAACGGTATTCACCCCGGCGAGCCGGAAGGCATTGATGCCTCTATGATGCTTGCGCGCGACTACGTGCAGAAAAAAGAGCTACGCCGCCAGTTGGAAAACGTCACGCTGGTTATCATTCCGGCTTACAATGTGGATGGAATGCTGAACCGGGGCACTTCCTCCCGCGCCAACCAGAACGGGCCGCAGGAATATGGCTTCCGCGGCAACGCCCGCAACCTCGACCTGAACCGGGATTACATCAAGCAGGACTCGCGCAACGCCCGCTCCTTTGCCCAGCTGTTTCAGCGCTGGCAGCCCGATGTGTTTGTGGATACGCACACCTCCAACGGCGCCGACTACCAATACACCATGACGCTCATTGCCACGCAGAAAGACAAGCTGCACCCGGCCCTGAGCAACTATATGGAAAAGCAGCTGCTGCCCGCCCTGTACGGGGATATGAGCAAGCGCAAGTGGCCCCTCACGCCCTACGTAGATTTTGAGGGCCGCACCCCCGATGCCCGCGGGCTGGTAGGCTTTCTGGAAACGCCGCGCTATTCCACCGGCTACACCACGCTATTCAACACCATCGGGTTTGTGACGGAAACGCACATGTGGAAGGCCTTTGCGCCTCGCGTGCGCGTCACCTACGACTTCCTGGATGTGCTGATACACACCGTGCACCGCGATGCGGCCACCATTGCGCAGGCCCGCCAGACCGCCGCGCAGCAAACCGCCGTGCAAACCTCTTTCCCGCTGGCCTGGCAGCTGGACACCACCCAGGCTACCAAGTTTGAGTTCCGGGGCTACGAGGGCAAAACGAAAACCAGCCAGGTAAGCAACCTGCCCCGCCTTTATTACGACCACAAAGCCCCATATAAGCGCCCTATCCCTTATTACAACACCTTCCGGCCCACTGTAACGGTAACCCGTCCGCAGGCTTATGTGATTCCCCAAGCCTGGGGCGAAGTGCTGGACCGCCTGCGTCTCAGCCACGTGCGCCTGCAACGCCTCACGCGCGACACCACCCTGACAGGCGAAATTTATTCCATTGCTGATTACAAAACGGCACCCCGGCCCTACGAAGGCCATTACCTTCACTCTCAGGTGCAGGTAAAAACACAACAGCAGGCCCTGGCCTTCCACACCGGCGACTACGTAGCCTGGCTCGATCAGCCCGCCGCCCGTTATCTGGTTGAAACGCTGGAGCCGCAGGCCACCGATTCGTTTTTTGCCTGGGGCTTCTTCGACAGCATCCTGCAGCAGAAAGAGTATTTCTCTGACTATGTATTTGAAGACCTGGCCGCAGAAATGCTGGCGAAAAACCCCGCCCTCAAAGCCCAGCTGGAAGCCAAGCGTCAGGCCGACCCGGCCTTCGCCAAAAGCGCTGCCGCGCAGCTGGACTTCATCTACCGCCAGTCGCCCTACTACGAGCCTTCTCACCTGCGCTACCCCGTACTGCGCTGGCAGGGTGCCGCGTTAAAAGGCATACTGAAGGAGGAATAA
- a CDS encoding ABC transporter ATP-binding protein, producing the protein MAVLELNNLSKNYGRTQALRGLTLTVEAGSVYGLLGPNGSGKTTTLGLALGVLNASSGTVRWFGQPISSASKRRVGAMLETPNFFPYLTARQNLKVVAAVKHAEDGAIDDALEAVGLLARQHDAFSAYSLGMKQRLALAATLLSRPEVLVLDEPTNGLDPQGIAEVRTLIQRLAAEGKTIIIASHLLDEIEKVCTHVAVLHRGELRAAGRVADILATADRVVLRPAAGTPATALPHALAQLPWVNDVQPEADGRLSAQLAEGYDPAALNRALFEQGIVLAGLEMRQRSLETQFLALTQAQ; encoded by the coding sequence ATGGCTGTCCTCGAGTTAAATAATCTATCAAAAAACTACGGTCGCACGCAGGCGCTTCGGGGGCTCACGCTGACCGTAGAGGCGGGCAGCGTGTATGGCTTGCTGGGGCCGAATGGCAGCGGCAAAACCACCACGCTGGGGCTGGCGCTGGGCGTGCTCAATGCCAGCAGCGGCACGGTGCGCTGGTTCGGGCAGCCCATATCCTCAGCCAGCAAGCGGCGCGTGGGGGCCATGCTGGAAACGCCAAACTTCTTTCCCTACCTCACGGCCCGCCAGAACCTGAAGGTAGTGGCCGCCGTGAAGCACGCCGAAGATGGGGCCATTGATGATGCGCTGGAAGCCGTGGGCCTGCTGGCCCGTCAGCATGATGCTTTTTCTGCCTACTCCCTGGGCATGAAGCAGCGCCTGGCCCTGGCTGCAACCCTGCTCAGCCGACCCGAGGTGCTGGTGCTGGACGAGCCCACCAACGGCCTGGATCCGCAGGGCATTGCCGAAGTACGGACCCTCATTCAGCGGCTGGCGGCCGAAGGTAAAACCATCATAATTGCCAGTCACCTGCTTGATGAGATTGAGAAAGTATGCACCCATGTGGCCGTGCTGCATCGGGGCGAGCTGCGCGCCGCCGGCCGTGTAGCCGACATTCTGGCCACCGCCGACCGGGTGGTGTTGCGCCCCGCGGCCGGCACTCCTGCCACCGCCCTGCCGCACGCCCTGGCCCAGCTTCCCTGGGTTAACGACGTGCAGCCGGAAGCTGACGGACGCCTCAGCGCCCAGCTGGCCGAGGGCTATGACCCGGCCGCTTTAAACCGGGCCCTGTTTGAGCAGGGCATTGTACTGGCCGGTCTGGAAATGCGCCAGCGCAGCCTGGAAACCCAGTTCCTGGCCCTCACGCAGGCACAGTAA
- a CDS encoding histidine phosphatase family protein: MQAFLRSFLLLVVLLASACTSKLAPTTVYIVRHAEKDLTPGLADPPLTPEGEQRALALRDSLLNRNVAAIFTTNTTRTRATAAPLAAARSLTPEVYDAKQLPALATRIRKDYAGRTVLIVGHSNTLLETVEALGAERPVPAIGDLQYDYLLEVQVPRKEKDRPKALARRFGATR; this comes from the coding sequence ATGCAAGCATTTCTTCGCTCTTTCCTTTTGCTGGTCGTGCTGCTGGCCAGCGCCTGTACTTCCAAACTGGCCCCTACCACCGTGTACATTGTACGGCACGCGGAAAAGGACCTTACCCCCGGCCTGGCGGACCCACCCTTAACGCCCGAGGGAGAGCAGCGTGCCCTGGCCCTGCGCGACTCGCTGCTGAACCGCAACGTGGCGGCCATTTTTACCACCAATACCACCCGCACCCGGGCCACCGCTGCCCCGCTGGCCGCCGCCCGCAGCCTTACTCCGGAAGTATATGATGCCAAGCAGCTGCCAGCCCTGGCCACGCGCATCCGTAAAGATTATGCGGGCCGCACGGTACTCATCGTAGGCCATTCCAACACGCTGCTGGAAACCGTGGAAGCCTTAGGCGCTGAGCGCCCCGTACCGGCTATCGGTGATTTGCAATATGATTATTTACTGGAGGTGCAGGTGCCCCGAAAGGAGAAGGACCGTCCTAAGGCCTTAGCCCGGCGGTTTGGCGCCACCCGATAG
- a CDS encoding M20/M25/M40 family metallo-hydrolase, producing the protein MRFPMSRGLLAGLLAAAATLPAAAQSAETKTDSLTIRRLYDEALLRGQSYENLRTLTGTIGGRLSGSVQAEKAVQWGKEVMEKMGLDRVYLQEVMVPHWERGAREKAEAKPAKGKGTAFNVCALGGSVGTNGKLKAQVVEVRTWEELAALPDDKVRGKLVFFNRPMNPTYVETGHAYGEAGDQRRKGAIEAAKRGAVGALVRSLSLAHDDYPHTGTMSYDDKVTKVPAAALSTNGADQLSALLKANPTLTFELEMSCRQLPEVKSYNVVGEIKGSKYPNEIIAVGGHLDSWDLGQGAHDDGTGCVQSMEVLRLLKATGQRPERTIRAVLFMNEENGNRGGIKYAELAKTAGEKHLAAMESDGGGFTPRGFSVEGTPAMLQRLQQWQPLFRTYGSGEITAGHGGTDIGPLKDQAQVLIGYDCDSQRYFDIHHTAADTFDKVNRRELELGNASMAALVYLLSKYGL; encoded by the coding sequence ATGCGTTTTCCCATGAGCCGGGGCTTACTGGCAGGTTTGCTGGCTGCTGCCGCTACTTTGCCCGCCGCTGCCCAGTCTGCCGAAACCAAAACCGATTCACTCACCATCCGTCGCCTCTACGACGAAGCCCTGCTGCGGGGGCAGAGCTACGAAAATCTCCGCACACTCACCGGCACCATCGGGGGCCGGTTAAGCGGCTCGGTGCAGGCAGAAAAGGCAGTGCAGTGGGGCAAAGAGGTAATGGAAAAGATGGGCCTGGACCGGGTGTATCTGCAGGAAGTTATGGTGCCGCACTGGGAGCGGGGAGCCAGGGAAAAAGCCGAAGCCAAGCCCGCTAAAGGCAAAGGCACTGCTTTCAACGTATGCGCTCTTGGCGGCTCAGTGGGTACTAATGGCAAGCTGAAAGCCCAGGTAGTGGAAGTGCGCACCTGGGAGGAACTGGCCGCCCTGCCCGACGACAAAGTGCGCGGCAAGCTGGTGTTCTTCAACCGGCCCATGAACCCCACCTACGTGGAAACCGGCCATGCCTACGGCGAGGCCGGCGACCAGCGCCGCAAAGGCGCCATTGAAGCCGCCAAGCGCGGCGCTGTGGGTGCCCTAGTGCGCAGCCTCTCCCTGGCCCACGACGACTACCCACACACCGGCACCATGAGCTACGACGACAAGGTGACCAAAGTGCCCGCCGCCGCGCTCAGCACCAACGGCGCCGACCAGCTCAGCGCCCTGCTCAAAGCAAACCCCACGCTCACCTTCGAGCTGGAAATGAGCTGCCGCCAGCTGCCCGAGGTGAAATCCTACAACGTGGTAGGCGAAATCAAAGGCTCTAAATACCCCAATGAAATTATTGCCGTAGGCGGCCACCTCGATTCCTGGGACCTGGGCCAAGGTGCGCACGATGATGGCACCGGCTGCGTGCAAAGCATGGAAGTGCTGCGCTTACTGAAAGCCACCGGCCAGCGCCCCGAGCGCACCATCCGGGCAGTGCTGTTTATGAATGAGGAAAACGGCAACCGTGGCGGCATCAAATATGCTGAACTGGCCAAAACGGCCGGCGAAAAGCACTTGGCGGCCATGGAGTCTGATGGCGGTGGATTTACCCCACGCGGTTTCTCCGTTGAAGGCACGCCGGCAATGCTGCAGCGCCTGCAGCAGTGGCAGCCCCTGTTCCGCACCTACGGCAGCGGGGAAATTACCGCCGGCCACGGCGGTACCGATATCGGCCCCTTGAAAGACCAGGCGCAGGTGCTCATCGGCTACGACTGTGACTCCCAGCGCTATTTCGACATCCACCATACCGCCGCCGATACCTTTGATAAAGTAAACCGCCGGGAGCTGGAGCTGGGCAACGCCAGCATGGCCGCGCTGGTGTACCTGCTCAGCAAATACGGATTGTAA